The nucleotide sequence GCAACCAATATTTTTAAGGATCGTCCAGTATAACAGCTCTACCAACAGTCGGGTaaaaaagtatcattatttACTCTTGGAAAAACCCCTGATAAACTAAAACTATTAGTGAACAATAATTCAGTAAACACCTCCTAAAACGAAAAGATCATAAAAGTACTTTATGGCAATATGTTTACCCTTAATTTGGAGAAATGTACAAAATAAACAACTGCAAACCCATTTAACCAAatcttatttatttctttacaaCGCAAGAAACCCTCAAAACATTGCGACATGGGAATGGAAGCCCCTCCAGCGGCACTCAACTGATAATAAAAGAACAGCATAATGAACACTTTATTGATGTTGGCTGAGTTACAACAATCCTAAACTCTTATCTTTAAAAATTGAGACATTAACAGCTACTACAGAAACgattattttcttctatttacATGAGTTTTATATGATTGGATTTTAGTTAACCCAACCTGTTTGTCCATCAACTTTGTACCCATAGAAGGGTTGTTCAGATCTCCTGCTTGGAGGTTCCACGAGATTGTAATAAGGCACTTCATAAGCTGCATGATGTCGATGGTAGTTCTTAAAGGCTGATAGAATGAGTAAgagaatggcaatttttcccaCGACGATTGATTTTATCAGAAGGATCTTCAAAGTGGACACCATAAAGGGGAGGATGGCTGATTGAACCAGAAAAGGTAAAATGAACAAAGGGATAATCCTGGCAATCAATTGGAGACGTTTTCCGCGACCTGTGAATGAacaatttgaagattttaataaatttgtagaGTGCAGAGAATGATTGGAACCGTCTAAACACCTAGCCCACCTGCAAAAATGTCCCTGAGGTAGTCTTCATCGAGATTAACATTTACAATTTCCCGAGGCATGTCAATACTGATCTTTACGCCTGGACCCAAACTGTAGCGCGGAAGATCATCTCCGAAGAATTCATACTTCCGGTGAGTTTGGTGGTGCTTCTTGGCCTTTGATTTGCCCAATTTGGGATTCACCTTAATTGTTTCTGGCTTTGTGATATTACCCACGTATGTGCTCTTGTATTTATGACT is from Phlebotomus papatasi isolate M1 chromosome 1, Ppap_2.1, whole genome shotgun sequence and encodes:
- the LOC129798514 gene encoding uncharacterized protein LOC129798514, which produces MMVKKLLIIVIFIYPNIHSIFCEMKKSWIKTTESQIFNSSTTANIIQEANTESTFNTSEPKVDTEKSFNKTESEVNTERTSTSSELEISTESTLSRSDSTTSRKTNSLKFSNNSTKINDKISKVETTVAGFQSHKYKSTYVGNITKPETIKVNPKLGKSKAKKHHQTHRKYEFFGDDLPRYSLGPGVKISIDMPREIVNVNLDEDYLRDIFAGGLGRGKRLQLIARIIPLFILPFLVQSAILPFMVSTLKILLIKSIVVGKIAILLLILSAFKNYHRHHAAYEVPYYNLVEPPSRRSEQPFYGYKVDGQTGWVN